DNA sequence from the Pseudoglutamicibacter cumminsii genome:
AATCCTCTACGCCGGAACCCCCGACGTCGCAGTGGCGCCGCTAGCGCAGCTCATCGCCGACGGCCACGAAATCGCCGCAGTCCTGACGCGTACCGACGCCCCCATCGGACGCAAACGCGTCATGACGCCATCGCCCGTGGCGGCCTACGCCGAAGAACACGGGCTCCCCATTATCAAAGCTGACAAGATCACAGACGAAGCCCACGACGCGATCGCCGCGCTCAACATCGACGTCGCGGCGGTCGTCGCATACGGCGCGATGATCCCACGCCGCACCCTCGACGTCCCAGAGTTCGGGTGGGTCAACCTCCACTTCTCACTCCTGCCAGACCTACGCGGAGCCGCGCCTGTTCAGCACGCGCTCATCCGGTGCCACGACATCACCGGGGCCACAGCGTTCATGCTCGACGAAGGCATGGACACCGGGCCGGTGCTCGGCGTCATGACCGAAGCCGTGCAGCCAAGCGACACCGCCGGCGACCTCCTCGAACGCCTCTCCACAGAAGGCGCAGTGCTGTTGAGCCAAGCGATCACCGGCTACGTTTCCGGTGCCGTGGTGCCACAACCGCAAAAGGGCGAGCCGACTCTTGCGCCGAAACTCGAACGCAACGACGGCCGCGTCGACTGGACAACATCCGCCGAAGCCGTGCGCGGACGCATCGCCGGAACCACACCAGAACCCGGCGCCTTCACACACTTCAATGGGGCGAGCATCAAACTTGAACGGGTGCGCATCACAACCCCAGACGAGCTCGAAGACCACGAGAAAAACCTTGCCCCCGGCCAGCTGAGCTTCCGCAGCCGGAAGCCAGCCCGCGTCGTCGTCGGTACCGGGTCTTCACCGGTTGAACTAACACGCGTACAGCCCGCAGGTAAAAAGATGATGGCCGCCGCTGACTG
Encoded proteins:
- the fmt gene encoding methionyl-tRNA formyltransferase, producing MARILYAGTPDVAVAPLAQLIADGHEIAAVLTRTDAPIGRKRVMTPSPVAAYAEEHGLPIIKADKITDEAHDAIAALNIDVAAVVAYGAMIPRRTLDVPEFGWVNLHFSLLPDLRGAAPVQHALIRCHDITGATAFMLDEGMDTGPVLGVMTEAVQPSDTAGDLLERLSTEGAVLLSQAITGYVSGAVVPQPQKGEPTLAPKLERNDGRVDWTTSAEAVRGRIAGTTPEPGAFTHFNGASIKLERVRITTPDELEDHEKNLAPGQLSFRSRKPARVVVGTGSSPVELTRVQPAGKKMMAAADWARGALSDGEGRFE